From the genome of Streptomyces sp. S4.7:
GTGGTGATCACGGAGGCCATGGCGCGGCGCGGGCTGCTGCTGACGGAGGCGGGCTTCGCCCTCACCGAGCAGGGCACGGACTGGTTCCGCGAGCGGGGAATCGCACTGCAGAGCCCCGGGCGGCGTCCGGTGGTCAGCTCCTGTCTGGACTGGACGGAGCGCCGCCGCCATCTGGCGGGGGTGGCGGGTGCGGGGCTGTGCCGGCTCGCCCTGGAGTCGAGGTGGTGTGTGCGCATCGGTACGGAGCGGGCGGTGCGGGTGACACCGACCGGTGAGCACGCGTTCGCGGAGCTGCTGGGGATCGAGGCGGCGAGACTTCGGTAATACTTCGGTGACGGCCGAAGTATTAAGGGCTTAACATCACTCGCATGGCGAAATTCTCCCCGCGTGCCCAGGCACGCCCGGCCGCACCGACGGCCGCCCGAGGCACGTCCACCGCGCCCGACAGATCCGCCGACCGCGCGCAGCCGCTGGCCCTGGCCGCGGCCGGGGTCACCGTCATCCTCTGGGCGTCGGCCTTCGTGTCCATACGCAGCGCGGGCGAGGCGTACGCGCCGGGCGCGCTGGCGCTCGGCCGGCTGCTGACCGGATCGCTGGTCCTGGTCGCGATCCTGCTGATACGCCGCGAAGGGCTGCCGCCGCGCGCCGCCTGGCCGGGCATCGTGGTGTCGGGGCTGCTCTGGTTCGGCGGGTACTCGGTCGTCCTCAACTGGGGCGAGCAGCTGGTCGACGCGGGCACGGCGTCCCTCGTCGTCAACATCGCGCCGCTGCTGATGGCGCTGCTCGCGTTCCGGCTGCTGGGCGAGAGCCTGGCGCCCCGGCTGCTCACCGGTATGGCGGTGTCCTTCGCCGGCGCCGTGGTGGTGGGTCTGTCGATGGCCGACGACGGCAGCACCTCCGTACTCGGTGTGGTGCTCTGCCTGGTGGCGGCGGTGGCCTACGCGGGCGGTGTCGTCGCGCAGAAACCCACGCTGGCGTACGCGACCCCGTTGCAGGTGACGACGTACGGCGCCCTGATCGGGGCGGTCGGCTGCCTGCCGTTCGGCTGGC
Proteins encoded in this window:
- a CDS encoding DMT family transporter, coding for MAKFSPRAQARPAAPTAARGTSTAPDRSADRAQPLALAAAGVTVILWASAFVSIRSAGEAYAPGALALGRLLTGSLVLVAILLIRREGLPPRAAWPGIVVSGLLWFGGYSVVLNWGEQLVDAGTASLVVNIAPLLMALLAFRLLGESLAPRLLTGMAVSFAGAVVVGLSMADDGSTSVLGVVLCLVAAVAYAGGVVAQKPTLAYATPLQVTTYGALIGAVGCLPFGWQLVEDAAHAPLSATLNMVYLGVFPTALAFTTWAYALARTTASRMGATTYAVPAIVVLMAWLLLDEIPGALTLAGGVLCLAGVAVARSRPRRVKAQAAQGT